One Streptomyces dangxiongensis genomic window, CGGGCCGCCTGGCCGACCAGTGGCCCACCGAGCCGGTGCCCGAGCGCGGGAACGTGGTCGGCGAGCAGCGCCACCGCGCCGGCACCCCGGTCGGGCCCCGCGTCCTTGTTGCGGACCATCGCGCGGCGCACGGCGTCGAGACGGCCGAGCGGATCGGACTCGTGGACCGGAAGCGGTATCAAGTACCCGGAGAGCCGGTTGCCCTGTGGCTGCGTGGCGTGCGGGCGGCGCCGGGAGACGGGGATCAGCGCGCGGGGCGCCACCCCCTTGCTGCCGTCGCCGCGCTCGTCCAGCCAGCGGCGCAGGGCCCCGGCGACGACGGCGATGAGGACGTCGTTCACGGTGCCGCCGGCGTTCTTGCGCACCCGGTGCACGTCGTCGATGTCGACGACGACCCCGGCGGTGCGGCGGGTGCCGCTGGGCGCGCAGGTCAGCGCGGAGGTCGGCCGCATGCCGAAGGTGGAGCGGGCCAGCGAGGCGCCGATGTCCAGGGCCCGTCCCACGTCGGACAGGGCGCCTTTGACCAGCTCGGGGACGAGTCCGGGCAGCCTGCGCAGGTCGGACAGCGGGCCGCGTGGCGGCTCGATGGCGCGGGGCGCGCGCTCGGGCAGCTCCACGGGGTCCAGGATGCCGGCGGCGAGCTTCAGCGCGCGCAGCCCGTCGGCGAGGGCGTGGTGGAACTTGAACAGCACCGCGAAGGACACCCCGTCCTCACCGGGCAGGACGTGCGCCTCCCAGGGCGGCCGGCCGCGCTCCAGCGGTCGTTCCATGAGCCGGCCGGCGGCGGCGTGGAAGTCGGCGGTCGGGGCGTGCAGCCGCACGTGGTCGAGCGGGTCGAAGTCCGGGACGGTCTCGCGGGTGGCGCCGCCGAAGGCGAGCGGCTGCCAGACGTCGCGGATGCGCATGCGCAGGCCGGGTACGGCGGCGGCGCGGGCGGCGAGCAGGTCGGCGGCGTGGGCGCCGGCGGTGGGCGAGTGTGCGGTGAAGAGGCCGAGCGCGCCGAGGTGCATGGGGTTCCGGTCGGACTCCATGTTCCAGAAAGCCAGGTCGAGGGGGGCGAGCAGGTCGGAAGTCACGGGCGGTCCTCACGCGTCGGCGACGGGTGACCAGAAGTCAAACCCCGGCGGACGATTAACGTCAAACACCATCACAGCACTCAAAACGACCGTCGGGTGGCGGCCCGCTCCACCGGAAGGGACGGGCCGCAGGACACACGGGGGTCACCGCAGGACGGGCGGCGCCGCTCCGGGTGACGTACCCCACTCCGACGGGCGCGGGCCGACCGTGAACGTGAGGGCACGCAGCGAGCGCAGCGCCCCGGTCGTCAGATAGGTCCGGCGCTGGGGCGTGCCGTCGGCGCGGACGGCCTGGACGTAGCGGTCGGTGGCCGAGGTGCCGGGCGCGCGCACGGTCAGCCGGCCGCCCGGCCAGTAGGAGCGGTCCAGGGTCAGGTCGACGCGGTCGAAGACCGGGGTGGTCAGGCCCCAGGTGTCGTAGCCGGGCTGGACCGGGAAGAGCCCGATGGACGACAGGACGTTCCAGGCGGACATCGTGCCGAGGTCGTCGTTGCCGGTGATGCCGGTGGGGCTGTCGGTGAACAGGGTCAGCGCCGCATGGACCACGTCCGTGGTCTTCCAGGGCTGCCCGGTGGACAGGTAGGTGTACGGAGCGATCAGGTCCGGTTCGTTCTGCGGGTTGTAGGTGGCCGCGTTGTAGTAGGCGTACGGGTCGCCGTGCACCCACACCTCGCGGGCGGTCCGCTCCGGGTCCGCGAGCAGTTGGTCGTAGGCGAAGAAGGCGTCCAGGCGCTCGTTGGCCGCGCGGGTGCCGCCGATCAGGCCGGTCATGCCGGGCAGGTCCTGCGGGACGAGCCACTGGTACTGCCAGGCGGTGCCCTCGTGGAAGCCGGTGCCGCGGGCGGGGTCGGGGGGGCCGGTGAAGGCACCGGAGGCGTCGCGGGCGCGGAAGAAGCCGGTGGCCGGGTCGAAGATGGTGCGGTAGTTCCGCGAGCGGGCCGCGTAGCGGGCGGCGTCGTCCTCGTGGCCGAGACCGCGGGCCATCTGGGCGAGCATGGCGTCGGCGAGGGCGTACTCCAGGGTGACGGAGGCGCCCTGGTGGTAGTCGGAGTCGCCCATCTTGGCGTACGGGCGGCCCTTGACGTAGGGCGCGAAGCCATGGGCGAGGTACTCGGCGTTGGCCTCCCGGCCGACGCCCGGGTACGCGGCGGGCGGCACTCCGTCGGCGTTCTTCCTCAGGGCGCGGTAGGCCCGCTCCTCGAAGCCCCTCAGCAGCCCCATGTGGTAGGCGGTGGTCAGGAACGGGGTGACCGGGTCACCGGTCATGATGTTCGTCTCGACCGGGCCGTACCCCCACTTGGGCAGCCAGCCGCCGTCCTCGTCGATCGCGACCACCGACCGGGCCATGTCGCGGGCCTCGCGCGGGGCGAGCAGGGCGAGGAGCTGCGCCTGGGTGCGGTAGGTGTCCCACAGCGACCAGTTCTGGTAGTACGTGAAGCCCCGGGCGCGGTGGGTCCGGCGGTCCCAGCCGAAGTAGCGGCCGTCGGCGTCGCCGCCCACGTTCGGCGCGAGGTACGACCGGTACAGCGAGGAGTAGAAGGTCCGGCGGAGCGTGGGCGTGCCGCCCCGCACGCGGACGGCCGCGAGCCGGCCCTCCCACTCCTCGCGGGCCCGGAGGCGTACGGCGTCGAAGGGCCGGCCGCCCTCGGCCCGCAGGTTGCCGGCGGCACCGCGCGCGTCGACGTACGACAGGGCGGTGGTCGCCTCGACGGTACGGTTCCCGGTGGTGTCGAAGCGGACGTAGGCGCCGCCGTGGCCGGTGCGGGCGCCCGGGGTGACGGCCTGGCCGTCCCAGGTGCCGTAGGCGGTGAAGGGCCGGCTGAACCGGGTGACCGTGTAGACGGTGTACGGGCCGGTGTCCCGGCAGAAGCCGTGGCCGGTGATCTCCGTGCGTACCGTGTGGTCGTCGAGGATCTCCACCTCTGCGGCGACGGGCTTGTGCAGCGACTGGGCGGCGTTCAGCAGGACGTTGGCCCTGCGGGTGGCCGGGAAGGTGTAGCGCTGCACCCCGGTGCGGGCGGTCGCGGTCAGTTCGGCGCGGATGCCGGAGGCGAGACCCACCCGGTAGTAGCCGGGGCTCGCCTCCTCGTCGTCGTGGGAGAAGGCCGCCGCGTA contains:
- a CDS encoding wax ester/triacylglycerol synthase family O-acyltransferase — translated: MTSDLLAPLDLAFWNMESDRNPMHLGALGLFTAHSPTAGAHAADLLAARAAAVPGLRMRIRDVWQPLAFGGATRETVPDFDPLDHVRLHAPTADFHAAAGRLMERPLERGRPPWEAHVLPGEDGVSFAVLFKFHHALADGLRALKLAAGILDPVELPERAPRAIEPPRGPLSDLRRLPGLVPELVKGALSDVGRALDIGASLARSTFGMRPTSALTCAPSGTRRTAGVVVDIDDVHRVRKNAGGTVNDVLIAVVAGALRRWLDERGDGSKGVAPRALIPVSRRRPHATQPQGNRLSGYLIPLPVHESDPLGRLDAVRRAMVRNKDAGPDRGAGAVALLADHVPALGHRLGGPLVGQAARLWFDILVTSVPLPGLGLRLGGHELAEVYPLAPLAPGQALAVAISTYRGRVHYGLVADAEAVPDLDRFAHAVSAELETLLSVCGH
- a CDS encoding GH92 family glycosyl hydrolase — translated: MRGTRRTRLCLAGVMAASALIATPAARAAERTDGHLTDLVNPFIGTQNEGNTFPGAAVPFGMVQLSPDTGHSTGYDYAHHRVRGFSLVHLSGVGCRIGGDLPVLPTTGDVTETDYARYAAAFSHDDEEASPGYYRVGLASGIRAELTATARTGVQRYTFPATRRANVLLNAAQSLHKPVAAEVEILDDHTVRTEITGHGFCRDTGPYTVYTVTRFSRPFTAYGTWDGQAVTPGARTGHGGAYVRFDTTGNRTVEATTALSYVDARGAAGNLRAEGGRPFDAVRLRAREEWEGRLAAVRVRGGTPTLRRTFYSSLYRSYLAPNVGGDADGRYFGWDRRTHRARGFTYYQNWSLWDTYRTQAQLLALLAPREARDMARSVVAIDEDGGWLPKWGYGPVETNIMTGDPVTPFLTTAYHMGLLRGFEERAYRALRKNADGVPPAAYPGVGREANAEYLAHGFAPYVKGRPYAKMGDSDYHQGASVTLEYALADAMLAQMARGLGHEDDAARYAARSRNYRTIFDPATGFFRARDASGAFTGPPDPARGTGFHEGTAWQYQWLVPQDLPGMTGLIGGTRAANERLDAFFAYDQLLADPERTAREVWVHGDPYAYYNAATYNPQNEPDLIAPYTYLSTGQPWKTTDVVHAALTLFTDSPTGITGNDDLGTMSAWNVLSSIGLFPVQPGYDTWGLTTPVFDRVDLTLDRSYWPGGRLTVRAPGTSATDRYVQAVRADGTPQRRTYLTTGALRSLRALTFTVGPRPSEWGTSPGAAPPVLR